Proteins from a single region of Limisphaerales bacterium:
- a CDS encoding cysteine synthase family protein, with amino-acid sequence MNKAICSSIIDVVGHAPIVDLSRLTADIDGRILAKLEYLNPGGSKKDLIARAIIDSAEKKGLLQPGQTVIELTSGNTGNGLAMICAVKGYPFIAVMSRGNTPERAAMMRAMGATVVLVEQGDSKAGVTGEDLDRVEATTARLVIEHNAFRVDQFKREENSQAHYEHTGPEWLRQTDGNIDAFCDFVGTGGGFAGVVRAFKEHNPAIGCYIVEPHGAAKLAGQCISCCAHVIQGGGYAKDLPLINQDHVDGHLTVEDADVTEVTRRLARTEGIFAGYSSGANIAAAYQLLRGEFKGKTVAVNICDSGLKYLSTDLWDDELSTPA; translated from the coding sequence CAAAGCCATCTGTTCATCCATCATCGACGTTGTCGGCCACGCGCCCATCGTGGATCTCTCTCGCCTCACGGCCGATATCGATGGGCGCATCCTCGCCAAGCTGGAATATCTGAACCCCGGCGGCTCGAAGAAGGATCTCATCGCCCGGGCGATTATTGATTCAGCCGAAAAGAAGGGTCTTTTACAGCCGGGGCAAACTGTGATTGAACTCACCAGCGGCAACACCGGCAATGGGTTAGCCATGATTTGTGCGGTGAAGGGATATCCGTTTATCGCGGTGATGTCGCGCGGCAACACCCCCGAACGCGCGGCAATGATGCGCGCGATGGGCGCCACGGTTGTGCTCGTCGAGCAAGGCGATTCCAAGGCAGGGGTTACCGGCGAAGACTTGGATCGCGTGGAGGCCACAACCGCCCGCCTTGTCATCGAGCACAATGCTTTTCGCGTGGACCAATTCAAGCGCGAGGAAAATTCGCAGGCGCACTACGAACACACCGGCCCGGAATGGCTCCGCCAAACCGACGGCAACATCGATGCCTTCTGCGATTTTGTGGGCACCGGCGGCGGCTTCGCCGGAGTGGTGCGCGCGTTCAAAGAGCACAATCCGGCAATCGGCTGTTACATCGTCGAGCCGCACGGCGCGGCCAAGCTCGCGGGTCAATGCATCAGTTGCTGCGCGCACGTGATTCAAGGCGGCGGTTACGCCAAGGATTTGCCGCTGATTAATCAAGACCACGTCGACGGCCATCTCACGGTGGAGGACGCGGATGTCACCGAGGTCACGCGACGGCTCGCGCGCACCGAAGGCATTTTCGCCGGCTACTCTTCCGGCGCAAACATCGCCGCCGCATACCAACTCTTGCGCGGCGAGTTCAAAGGCAAAACCGTTGCCGTCAACATCTGCGATTCCGGCCTCAAATATTTGAGCACGGATTTGTGGGACGACGAACTCAGCACGCCCGCCTAG
- a CDS encoding proline dehydrogenase family protein produces the protein MATEIQSLEARAMALARELQTTAGTLITPAEQAQLDELSGMLEHPPDKVTVAQLTDQAFRPRSASRGISQFQHLLETRGIPRFFGPLDKLGLQMLRRIGQLVAFVAFPLSRRKIRQDTADVILRAEPPPLTAHLRQRHAEGLRMNVNLLGEAVLGETEAARRLEQYLATLALPEVEVVSVKISTLYSQVNPLAREHTVAVLCGRLEKLFRAAADQTFTRPNGDRVAKFVYLDMEEYRDMHLTTAAFMRTLDRDGMENISAGIVLQAYLPDAHAVQQQLNAWARARVDAGGAPIRLRLVKGANMEMERIEAAIGGWPQAPFNVKIDSDANFKRMLHEAMREENIAAVRPGIASHNLFDIAYGLLLAQDCGAIHRVRLEMLEGMASHQRRALTKHAENILLYAPACRDEEFINAIGYLIRRLDENTGPDNFLRHAFHISVDDPEWSHLEKIFSDSVHRIESLPNHPNRQQDRCEPPTTSKLADDWREFTNEPDTDFSLPQNGEWVEGIIAKWKPRCGDDATNIPLIIAGEAVTEDRSIIESTDPSRPDTIIARTPQANADDLRRAVACAQADPAGWRAMPMAERNAILAKAAQCMREARTDLIGAAMADGGKIAPESDSEISEAIDFTEFYPRTAQALHDLPNLTARPKGVVAVISPWNFPIAIPCGGVAAALAAGNTVLLKPASDTLLPAHLICECFWNAGVPREALQLLPCPGRLAGKHLVESDDVDVVILTGGTETAQTMLRAKPSLNLLAETGGKNATIVTAMADRDQAIKHVLHSAFSHAGQKCSATSLLLLEAEVFDDAKFRRSLRDAVESLAVGSAWELHTKMNPLIRPASGDLARAREALEPGEQWLVPPLPADNPHLASPAVKWNVQPGSHAHLTELFGPMLSVMRYEKLDDAIDLIHQTGFGLTSGIETLDEREQEFWQRRVRAGNLYINRPTTGAIVLRQPFGGMGQSAFGPGIKAGGPNYVAQLMDFEERNDTRAATDSQARPSNQPQWRDEPASPHNFLKALAIRVPSVESALRSYTKQIQDEFDAEHDHLRLLGQDNLRRYRPIDRLCICLHADDTQLEIAARIGAAISVGCEVSITGPGAEDWREFAQVVPEPAVKKFDRLRYAKPSRVPEAIRQAANEACIYIADTPVLAEGRLELLWYVEEQSLSHDYHRYGNLGPRFDEQRNGPVNTIAR, from the coding sequence ATGGCCACCGAAATCCAATCATTGGAGGCGCGGGCGATGGCGCTGGCGCGCGAGCTGCAAACCACCGCCGGCACGCTCATCACGCCCGCCGAACAGGCGCAGCTCGATGAACTTTCCGGAATGCTCGAGCATCCGCCGGACAAGGTGACCGTCGCCCAGCTCACTGACCAAGCTTTCCGCCCGCGCTCGGCCTCGCGTGGCATTAGTCAGTTTCAACATTTGCTTGAGACGCGCGGCATCCCGCGATTCTTTGGCCCGCTCGACAAGCTTGGCCTGCAAATGCTCCGCCGCATCGGACAGCTGGTGGCGTTCGTGGCATTCCCGCTGTCGCGCCGCAAGATTCGGCAGGACACCGCCGATGTTATCCTGCGAGCCGAGCCTCCGCCGCTTACCGCGCACCTCCGCCAACGCCACGCCGAGGGGCTGCGAATGAACGTCAATCTTCTTGGCGAAGCGGTGCTCGGCGAAACCGAAGCCGCCCGACGCCTCGAACAATATCTCGCCACGCTCGCCTTACCCGAGGTCGAAGTGGTGTCCGTGAAAATCTCCACGCTCTATTCGCAGGTTAACCCGCTCGCGCGCGAACACACGGTCGCCGTGTTGTGCGGGCGATTGGAAAAGCTTTTTCGTGCCGCTGCCGATCAAACATTCACCCGCCCCAACGGTGATCGCGTGGCGAAATTTGTCTACCTCGATATGGAGGAATACCGGGACATGCACCTCACCACCGCCGCGTTTATGCGCACGCTCGATCGCGATGGGATGGAAAACATCAGCGCCGGCATCGTGTTGCAGGCGTACCTGCCTGACGCCCATGCCGTGCAGCAACAACTCAATGCGTGGGCGCGCGCGCGCGTCGATGCGGGCGGCGCGCCCATTCGGTTGCGGTTGGTGAAGGGTGCGAACATGGAAATGGAACGCATCGAGGCGGCCATCGGCGGTTGGCCGCAAGCGCCGTTCAATGTGAAAATCGATAGCGATGCGAATTTCAAACGGATGTTGCACGAGGCGATGCGCGAGGAAAACATCGCCGCCGTGCGGCCCGGCATCGCGTCGCATAATCTCTTCGACATCGCGTATGGCTTACTGCTCGCACAGGATTGCGGCGCGATTCACCGCGTGCGGTTGGAGATGCTCGAGGGGATGGCCAGCCATCAACGCCGCGCCCTTACCAAGCACGCGGAAAATATTCTGCTCTACGCGCCCGCTTGCCGCGATGAGGAATTTATCAACGCGATTGGATATTTAATTCGCCGACTGGACGAAAACACCGGGCCCGATAATTTCCTGCGGCACGCCTTCCACATCAGCGTGGACGACCCCGAATGGTCGCACCTCGAAAAAATATTCAGCGATTCCGTGCACCGCATCGAAAGTTTGCCCAATCATCCCAATCGCCAACAAGATCGGTGCGAGCCGCCCACCACGTCCAAGCTCGCCGATGATTGGCGCGAATTCACCAACGAACCCGACACCGATTTTTCATTGCCGCAAAACGGCGAGTGGGTCGAGGGCATCATTGCAAAATGGAAACCGCGCTGCGGCGATGACGCCACAAACATCCCGCTCATCATCGCCGGCGAAGCCGTCACCGAAGATCGATCTATAATAGAGAGCACCGATCCGTCGCGGCCGGACACCATCATCGCCCGCACGCCGCAGGCGAATGCTGACGACTTGCGACGCGCCGTTGCCTGCGCCCAGGCGGATCCCGCCGGTTGGCGTGCGATGCCGATGGCCGAACGCAATGCCATCCTTGCCAAGGCCGCGCAGTGCATGCGGGAAGCGCGGACGGATCTCATTGGCGCGGCGATGGCCGACGGCGGCAAGATCGCGCCGGAATCCGATTCAGAAATTTCCGAGGCCATCGATTTCACGGAGTTTTACCCACGCACCGCGCAGGCGCTGCACGATTTACCAAACCTTACCGCGCGACCCAAGGGTGTGGTGGCGGTGATCTCGCCCTGGAATTTTCCCATCGCAATACCATGCGGCGGCGTGGCGGCGGCGTTGGCGGCGGGCAACACGGTGCTGCTCAAGCCGGCGAGCGACACGCTGTTGCCGGCGCATCTCATTTGCGAATGTTTTTGGAACGCCGGCGTGCCGCGCGAGGCCTTGCAACTGCTGCCGTGCCCGGGCCGTTTGGCGGGCAAGCATTTGGTGGAGAGTGATGACGTGGACGTGGTCATCCTCACCGGCGGCACGGAGACGGCGCAAACGATGTTGCGCGCGAAGCCCTCGCTGAATTTGCTGGCGGAGACCGGCGGCAAAAATGCCACCATCGTCACCGCGATGGCCGACCGCGATCAAGCCATCAAGCACGTGCTGCACTCGGCCTTCAGTCACGCGGGGCAGAAGTGCTCGGCCACGTCGCTGTTGCTGTTGGAGGCGGAAGTTTTTGATGACGCAAAATTCAGGCGCAGCCTGCGCGACGCGGTGGAGAGCCTCGCCGTTGGATCCGCGTGGGAGTTGCATACAAAAATGAATCCGCTCATTCGCCCTGCCAGCGGCGACCTCGCCCGCGCGCGGGAAGCGCTCGAGCCCGGCGAGCAATGGCTGGTGCCGCCGTTGCCTGCGGACAATCCGCACCTTGCCTCGCCCGCGGTGAAATGGAATGTGCAGCCCGGCAGCCACGCGCATCTCACGGAACTCTTCGGCCCGATGCTCAGCGTGATGCGTTACGAGAAGTTGGATGACGCCATCGATCTCATTCACCAAACCGGTTTCGGCCTCACCTCCGGCATCGAGACGCTTGACGAGCGCGAGCAGGAATTTTGGCAACGCCGCGTGCGTGCTGGAAATTTATATATCAACCGCCCCACCACCGGCGCCATCGTGCTGCGCCAACCCTTTGGCGGTATGGGCCAAAGCGCTTTCGGCCCCGGCATCAAAGCCGGCGGGCCAAACTATGTGGCGCAGTTGATGGATTTTGAGGAGAGGAATGATACACGTGCTGCCACGGACTCGCAGGCTCGTCCCTCCAATCAACCGCAATGGAGGGACGAGCCTGCGAGTCCGCATAATTTTTTAAAAGCCCTCGCCATTCGCGTGCCTTCCGTGGAATCCGCGTTGCGCAGCTACACAAAACAAATCCAAGACGAATTTGATGCCGAGCACGATCACCTGCGTCTGCTCGGCCAGGACAATCTCCGCCGCTATCGCCCCATCGATCGCCTCTGCATCTGTCTGCACGCCGACGACACCCAACTCGAAATCGCCGCCCGCATCGGCGCTGCCATCTCGGTGGGGTGCGAAGTCTCCATCACCGGCCCCGGCGCGGAAGACTGGCGTGAATTCGCCCAAGTTGTCCCCGAACCCGCTGTCAAAAAATTTGACCGCCTCCGCTACGCCAAGCCATCGCGCGTCCCCGAAGCCATCCGCCAAGCCGCCAACGAAGCCTGCATCTACATCGCCGACACGCCCGTGCTCGCTGAAGGTCGGTTGGAATTATTGTGGTACGTCGAAGAACAAAGCCTCTCCCACGACTACCATCGTTACGGAAATCTCGGGCCAAGGTTTGACGAGCAGCGCAACGGGCCAGTTAACACAATCGCAAGGTAG
- a CDS encoding N-formylglutamate amidohydrolase encodes MNSDLKIEGLDWRLGNGPVLATAIHAGHRLRPGMAGCLRLPEPDRLREEDPFTNEWTVIGAHGLVVEWSRFDGDLNRPRENAVYAGPEAAWGLDLYEAPLPEVVQQTALDFYDAFYEAVAFFVDAQLKQHRHLLVLDLHTYNHRRNGPQADSANSETNPEINLGTARLTCPEQWATVLDSLESALRAEGLDTRRNVKFQGGHFSQWLNGRWPGRVCAVAVEVKKMFMDEWTGIRDDATFRRITNALDTAAWSAERALLNLN; translated from the coding sequence TTGAATTCCGATTTAAAAATAGAGGGCCTGGACTGGCGTCTGGGAAACGGCCCCGTGCTGGCGACCGCCATCCACGCCGGACACCGGCTGCGGCCCGGCATGGCGGGTTGCCTGCGACTGCCGGAACCCGATCGGCTGCGTGAGGAGGATCCGTTTACCAATGAATGGACAGTGATTGGTGCGCATGGGTTGGTGGTGGAATGGTCGCGATTTGATGGCGACCTCAATCGGCCCCGGGAGAATGCGGTGTATGCCGGACCGGAAGCCGCGTGGGGTTTGGATTTATACGAGGCGCCGTTGCCGGAGGTCGTTCAGCAAACGGCGCTGGATTTTTACGATGCCTTTTATGAGGCCGTGGCTTTCTTTGTGGACGCGCAGTTGAAGCAACATCGCCACTTGCTCGTGCTCGATCTGCATACCTACAACCATCGTCGGAATGGGCCTCAGGCCGACTCAGCGAATTCGGAGACGAATCCGGAGATCAATCTCGGCACCGCCCGGTTGACCTGCCCCGAACAATGGGCGACGGTGCTGGACTCTCTGGAAAGTGCCTTGCGGGCGGAAGGTTTGGACACACGCCGCAATGTGAAGTTTCAGGGCGGCCATTTTTCCCAGTGGCTGAACGGGCGCTGGCCCGGCCGCGTTTGTGCGGTGGCGGTGGAAGTCAAAAAAATGTTTATGGACGAATGGACGGGCATCCGTGATGACGCCACCTTTCGGCGGATCACGAACGCCTTGGACACCGCCGCATGGTCCGCCGAACGGGCGTTATTGAATTTGAACTGA
- a CDS encoding DUF1704 domain-containing protein, whose product MPARTPSPSLDAAFVEEMARLWRDNKRIHRRLPFGGLLHIDRQLPFLCVYRDPVGMEDEGTDWLVRGEASYLICSAHKNLRRPLNALLSTLLQEMNEAFGASLVLELWSGDHHAVPKKTESTEAFRPGFTVHAVRHSGKTVEALEQTLRKVRVLKQPAEVRVQHHPRSYPIDLPPLLSPRQREQWNVRLMGLEVRPIYQPRENGLHEYTQLRRRIHRGLSRGLRQAFYEFARSQTPQQPPHFHALGPRAVTRAVWDVDRRLAEIAEQFDFLLLSTPVNIQPSWQTFHRRKFERTPEFQYRPLPMDPARLKGALYRIDLDRVEDPTLSALFRSKRTELDRQLTMLMDRGTRNFLYGSLQLFEPVDDALLQAAQRILHALPGRTRDDLSFGRLPAEQYVQRAEAEIQRMKRCNPLVQSKVILTDQVASLMVSEGNMLVPSHARLPANRLNALIQHEVGTHVLTYWNARQQPLRLLASGLPGYDEMQEGLAVLSEYFAGELTAIRLRLLAGRVIAAHHLQEGRSFVETFRELTGRWEFENRAAYGVTARTYRSGGLIKDAMYLRGVLALLRYFEAGGALEPLWIGKIHQRHLPIIAELRLRQVLQPPLLIPSYTETPKFAARLERLQRPCTPLDLIATPRRRASH is encoded by the coding sequence ATGCCTGCCCGCACCCCCAGCCCGTCATTGGACGCCGCCTTCGTGGAGGAGATGGCCCGATTGTGGCGCGACAACAAGCGGATCCATCGCCGGCTCCCTTTCGGAGGGCTGTTGCACATCGATCGTCAACTGCCGTTTCTCTGTGTGTATCGTGATCCGGTGGGGATGGAGGATGAAGGCACCGATTGGCTGGTTCGCGGTGAAGCCTCTTATTTAATTTGCTCCGCACACAAAAATCTCCGGCGGCCATTGAACGCCCTTCTTTCAACGTTGCTGCAGGAAATGAATGAAGCCTTTGGCGCGTCGTTGGTGTTGGAACTCTGGTCCGGCGACCATCATGCCGTGCCAAAGAAGACGGAGAGCACGGAGGCATTTCGCCCCGGGTTTACCGTGCACGCCGTTCGGCATTCTGGAAAAACCGTGGAAGCGTTGGAGCAAACGCTTCGCAAGGTGCGCGTGCTCAAACAACCCGCTGAGGTGCGCGTTCAACATCACCCGCGTTCGTACCCGATTGATCTCCCGCCACTGCTCTCCCCCCGTCAACGGGAGCAATGGAATGTGCGGTTGATGGGCTTGGAGGTGCGCCCGATTTATCAGCCCCGTGAAAACGGGTTGCACGAGTACACCCAACTCCGCCGCCGCATTCACCGGGGACTGTCCCGTGGATTGCGTCAGGCCTTTTACGAATTTGCCCGATCACAAACCCCTCAGCAACCGCCGCATTTTCATGCGTTGGGCCCCCGAGCCGTCACCCGCGCAGTGTGGGATGTCGACCGTCGACTGGCAGAGATCGCCGAGCAATTCGATTTTTTACTGCTCAGCACGCCGGTCAATATTCAGCCCAGCTGGCAGACATTTCATCGGCGTAAATTTGAACGGACTCCGGAATTTCAATACCGCCCGTTGCCCATGGATCCGGCACGGTTGAAGGGCGCGCTGTACCGCATTGATCTGGATCGCGTGGAAGACCCCACGCTTTCCGCCCTTTTTCGCAGTAAACGCACGGAACTGGATCGGCAGCTGACCATGCTCATGGACCGCGGGACGCGCAATTTTCTTTACGGCAGTCTGCAGTTGTTTGAACCGGTTGATGACGCATTGCTGCAAGCGGCCCAACGCATCCTCCACGCGCTGCCCGGACGCACTCGGGATGATCTCTCTTTTGGTCGCCTGCCGGCCGAGCAATACGTCCAGCGCGCCGAAGCGGAGATCCAACGCATGAAACGGTGCAATCCCTTGGTGCAGTCCAAGGTCATTCTGACAGATCAAGTCGCCAGCCTGATGGTTTCCGAAGGCAACATGCTCGTGCCCTCCCACGCTCGTCTCCCCGCCAATCGTCTGAATGCATTGATTCAGCATGAAGTCGGGACACACGTGCTAACCTACTGGAACGCCCGCCAACAACCCTTGCGCCTTCTGGCGTCCGGCTTGCCGGGTTATGACGAAATGCAGGAAGGGCTTGCCGTGCTCAGCGAATATTTTGCCGGTGAACTGACTGCGATTCGTTTGCGCTTGCTGGCCGGACGGGTCATCGCGGCGCATCATTTGCAGGAAGGCAGGTCGTTTGTGGAAACCTTTCGCGAATTGACGGGCCGTTGGGAATTTGAAAACCGCGCCGCTTATGGCGTCACCGCCCGCACCTACCGCAGCGGCGGGTTGATCAAGGATGCCATGTACCTGCGCGGCGTGTTGGCGCTGTTGCGCTACTTCGAAGCCGGCGGCGCATTGGAGCCGCTGTGGATCGGTAAAATCCACCAACGCCACCTGCCCATCATCGCCGAATTGCGACTGCGACAAGTGTTGCAACCGCCTCTTTTGATCCCTTCCTACACCGAGACGCCAAAATTTGCCGCTCGGCTTGAACGGCTTCAGCGGCCTTGTACGCCGTTGGACCTGATTGCCACGCCGCGACGACGGGCTTCCCATTGA
- a CDS encoding glutathione synthase — protein sequence MKIAFFVNDLLTEEDNYTTTRLAMYAHNRGHQVYYLSPDDFALDPDNQVRARVVSPPARKFKSLKSFITNVKSPKASRERLTLGELDVLFLRNDPSTERASRNWAAQAGILFSRHALQHGVIVLNDPNGLMQAMNKMYFQNFPEEVRPQTLITRDRNEIKSFAKEFGDTVIKPLQGSGGANVFMVRKSDIPNLNQMIDAIVRDGYVICQEFLKEAEHGDTRMFLMNGQPLRFKGRYAAFRRVREGGDLRSNIHAGGIKAKAEITDKELAIAEIVRPKLVQDGMFLVGLDIVGDKLMEINVFSPGGLGSAREFEKVNFCTPVLDSIERKVQYMTHYNREFNNTGMACL from the coding sequence ATAAAAATCGCCTTCTTCGTCAATGACCTGCTCACCGAAGAAGACAACTACACCACCACCCGTCTGGCCATGTACGCCCACAACCGCGGGCATCAGGTGTATTATCTGTCGCCCGACGATTTTGCGTTGGATCCGGACAATCAGGTCCGCGCCCGGGTGGTCAGTCCGCCGGCCCGAAAATTCAAAAGTCTCAAAAGTTTTATCACCAATGTCAAAAGCCCCAAAGCCTCGCGGGAACGCCTGACCCTGGGCGAGTTGGATGTGTTGTTTCTACGAAACGATCCTTCCACCGAACGGGCGTCCCGCAACTGGGCTGCCCAGGCCGGCATACTGTTCAGCCGCCACGCACTGCAGCACGGCGTGATTGTGCTCAATGATCCCAATGGTCTCATGCAGGCCATGAACAAAATGTACTTCCAGAATTTCCCCGAGGAAGTCCGCCCGCAAACACTCATCACGCGCGACCGCAATGAGATTAAATCCTTTGCGAAAGAATTCGGCGACACCGTCATCAAGCCGCTTCAGGGCTCCGGAGGCGCCAATGTCTTCATGGTCCGCAAATCGGATATTCCGAATCTGAACCAGATGATCGACGCGATTGTGCGCGACGGCTATGTCATTTGTCAGGAGTTCCTCAAGGAAGCCGAGCACGGCGATACACGCATGTTTCTGATGAACGGCCAACCCTTGCGTTTCAAGGGACGCTACGCCGCATTCCGGCGCGTGCGCGAGGGAGGCGACCTTCGCAGCAATATTCACGCCGGCGGCATCAAGGCCAAAGCGGAAATCACCGACAAGGAACTGGCCATCGCCGAGATCGTCCGCCCGAAGCTGGTTCAAGACGGGATGTTCCTTGTTGGACTCGATATCGTCGGGGATAAACTGATGGAAATCAACGTGTTCAGCCCCGGGGGATTGGGGAGCGCGCGCGAGTTTGAGAAAGTCAATTTTTGCACGCCCGTCCTCGACTCCATCGAGCGCAAGGTCCAGTACATGACCCACTACAACCGGGAATTCAACAACACCGGCATGGCGTGCCTGTAA
- a CDS encoding VCBS repeat-containing protein: protein MPHSVVTLLKYISWVWLASICLLPAADLERIKYNHPGLKVDLGVGLWAWPMPVDWDGDGDLDLVVDCPCKPYNGIWFFENPGGSKTPVFKAGKRLRGSLRNIQVSWVDGKPRFVLPGAEVSADLTKITKIYPTARVERHRKIRANQWKYVDYNGDGALDLVAAVGVWDDYGWDNAYNAKGEWTNGPLHGYLYLMLNEGTTAAPKYAAPAKVQAGGKPVDVYGRPSPNFADFDGDGDLDLLCGEFVDSFTYFENTGTHKAPKYAAGRKLTHNGKTLTMELEMILPSAVDWDGDGDVDLIVGDEDGRVALVEHTGKVRDGLPQFLPPVYFQQEADEVKFGALSTPVGFDWDGDGDEDIICGNTAGHIAFIENLSGPKVERPKWAAPQLLEAGGQTLRIMAGPNGSIQGPCERKWGYTTQTVADWDHDGLPDLIVNSILGKVVWYRNVGTRRAPKLDAAAPVEVEWREGKQPALKWGWMRPQGKGLLTQWRTTPVAIDWNEDGLTDLIMLDHEGYLVLFPRARRDGRVVLDAPQRIFETQQPGYVRLNTRTAGGSGRRKICVVDWDGDGRRDVLANSPNAELWQSTGSREGMVRLVNRGTLFERNISSHTTSPTVVDWNGNGVPDLLVGAEDGFLYYGRNTKSQK from the coding sequence ATGCCACACTCCGTCGTGACTTTGTTGAAATATATCTCATGGGTATGGCTTGCTTCAATATGCCTGCTACCAGCCGCTGATCTTGAACGGATTAAGTACAATCATCCCGGGCTGAAGGTGGACTTGGGGGTGGGGCTGTGGGCTTGGCCGATGCCGGTGGATTGGGATGGAGACGGTGATCTCGATTTGGTGGTGGATTGCCCGTGCAAGCCGTACAACGGGATTTGGTTTTTTGAAAATCCGGGAGGCAGCAAAACGCCGGTGTTTAAGGCGGGCAAACGGTTGCGCGGGTCGCTGCGTAATATTCAAGTGAGTTGGGTGGACGGTAAGCCGCGCTTTGTTTTGCCGGGAGCAGAGGTGTCGGCGGACCTCACGAAGATTACAAAGATTTATCCAACCGCACGCGTCGAACGGCATCGAAAGATTCGCGCGAACCAATGGAAGTACGTGGATTACAACGGCGACGGCGCGCTGGATCTCGTCGCTGCGGTGGGCGTCTGGGACGATTACGGCTGGGACAACGCCTATAACGCGAAGGGCGAATGGACCAACGGCCCGCTGCACGGCTACCTCTATCTGATGCTCAACGAAGGCACGACGGCCGCGCCGAAGTACGCGGCGCCCGCCAAGGTGCAGGCCGGCGGCAAGCCGGTGGATGTGTACGGCCGGCCCTCGCCGAATTTTGCGGACTTCGATGGCGATGGCGATCTGGATCTGCTCTGCGGCGAGTTTGTGGACAGCTTCACTTATTTTGAAAACACCGGCACGCACAAGGCCCCCAAGTACGCCGCTGGCCGCAAGCTCACGCACAACGGCAAAACGCTGACGATGGAGTTGGAAATGATCCTGCCCAGCGCGGTGGATTGGGATGGCGACGGTGATGTTGATTTAATTGTGGGCGATGAGGATGGCCGCGTGGCGTTGGTCGAACACACGGGCAAGGTGCGCGATGGGCTGCCGCAGTTTTTGCCGCCGGTATATTTTCAGCAGGAAGCCGATGAGGTGAAGTTTGGCGCGTTGTCCACGCCAGTAGGGTTTGATTGGGATGGCGACGGTGATGAGGATATTATTTGCGGCAACACCGCCGGCCACATTGCGTTCATCGAAAATCTCAGTGGGCCGAAAGTCGAACGCCCCAAGTGGGCTGCGCCGCAGTTGCTGGAGGCCGGCGGCCAAACGCTCCGCATCATGGCCGGTCCGAACGGCTCCATCCAGGGTCCGTGCGAACGCAAATGGGGGTACACCACGCAGACGGTGGCCGATTGGGATCACGATGGGCTGCCGGATTTGATCGTTAATTCCATCCTCGGCAAGGTCGTGTGGTATCGCAACGTCGGCACGCGACGCGCGCCCAAGCTGGATGCCGCGGCGCCCGTGGAAGTGGAATGGCGCGAGGGCAAACAACCCGCGCTCAAGTGGGGCTGGATGCGGCCGCAAGGCAAGGGCCTGCTCACCCAATGGCGCACCACGCCGGTGGCGATTGATTGGAACGAGGACGGCTTGACCGACCTGATCATGCTCGATCACGAGGGTTATCTCGTGCTTTTTCCGCGCGCCCGGCGTGATGGCCGGGTGGTGCTTGATGCGCCGCAGCGCATTTTTGAAACTCAACAGCCCGGCTACGTGCGCCTGAACACCCGCACCGCCGGTGGCAGTGGTCGGCGCAAAATCTGTGTGGTGGACTGGGACGGCGACGGCCGCCGCGATGTGCTCGCCAACAGCCCCAACGCCGAGCTTTGGCAATCCACCGGCTCCCGCGAAGGCATGGTTCGTTTGGTCAATCGGGGCACGTTATTTGAGCGCAACATTTCGAGCCACACCACCAGTCCGACGGTGGTGGATTGGAACGGCAACGGCGTGCCGGATTTGTTGGTGGGCGCGGAGGATGGTTTTTTATATTACGGGAGGAACACAAAAAGCCAGAAATGA